CAATTAAACGTTCTCATACTCCTAAGAACCAACAATTATTGGCCTGTGTCCCTGTCAGGGTTTATCAAGAGCTTAATTGATCTGCTCCACCATGTCTCTCGCCCGAGAGCTGCGTCAAAATGAAGTCATAACCCATATAAATACATGATGGTCGTCTCTATTCTTTACGTAGTAAATTTTATACAGACAGATCAATTGAAGCCTCCTGAACAATGAGTGACCCAacaaaccccaacatccaGAAGAGAACAACGCCACAATGGGCGTTGTACCAGCGCGAGAACTTCTGGAAGCTCAACGAGGGCCAAACGCCTCCTTTCAACACAGGTACGACGTTTCCTGCACTTGACTAGCAAAAGTAAGCACCTTGGGCTGACCATGGCTCGTGTCCGCATAGATCCTATCAAATTGGAGCAGTTGGCTCATGAGAAGCTTAGTCAAGGCGGTTGGTATGGCTCCAACTTCTGCAATTATAGGACGTATATTGTCTAATACATGCGTAGGTACTATGCATCCTCTAATGCGGGCATGTCCAACACCCACCTGGCGAACCGTCAAGCCTTTTTCCGTCACCGTATCATCCCCCGACAACTAGTAGATACCAACCTGCGAGATACAACTACGGAGATCTTTGGACACCACGTATCAGCCCCAATAGGCTTTGCGCCCATCGGAATCAACAAAATTTACCATccatcagcagaagccgCAGTCGCCAAGGTTGCAGGCGAACTCAATCTCCCGTACTGCCTCTCTACAGCAGGAAGCACACCGATTGAGAAAGTCGCAGAAGCAAATGGCCAAGGTCCCCGGTTCTATCAGCTGTATATGCCGCATGATGACGAGTTGACACTGTCTCTCCTCAACCGGGCATGGAAGTCCGGGTTTGATGCGCTCATCCTCACTACTGACACCTGGCAGCTTGGCTGGCGACATGACGATGTGGCCAATTCCAATTATGCCTTCTACCGCGGGACCGGTGCCGACCTAGGCTTGACAGACCCTGTATTCCAGAAGCGATGTCGCGAAGAAGGTATTGACCCGGAGAAGGACATCGTCGCGGCCTCGGCAAAATGGATTGACTCCGTCTGGCATGGACGTGCATGgtcctgggagaagatccCCTGGTTAATCgaacaatggaagaagatttcCGGTGGAAGACCTTTCGCTATCAAGGGGATCCAGTCGGTCGCAGATGCAAAAAAGTGCGTCGAGTACGGCGTCGACGGTATCGTGGTGAGCAATCATGCCGGTCGGCAGGTGGACGGAGCCATCGCAAGTCTTGATGCACTAGAGAATATTGCCAATGCTGTTGGTGACCAGATTTACATCATGTATGACTCTGGAGTTCGCGGCGCGAGTGATGTCGCGAAAGCGCTGGCGCTGGGTGCCCGGTTCGTGTTTGTCGGCCGGCTCTGGATCTGGGGGCTCAGTAtcatgggagaggagggagtCCGTCATGTTATGAAATCGCTGCTCGCTGACTTTGACATTTTCATGTGTGTTGCGGGATTCAACAGCGTGAAGGAACTTGACCGATCGATTTTAGGTATGCTTGCGTATGTGCAGCTGTCTTTTCAATGAGCTAACACTTCTGTAGAATCATACCCGAAAGGATATACCCTTATCCCGGACAAAGTCTTGTGAACTGATGAAGTAGACATATAATGCAATGCACTGCAAGGGTTTATACGCAGTATAGAACAGGGGACACTGTCTGCTGGAGTAGGAATAATACATATGAAGACCTCCACACCCACTTTCCTTTTAGTCCCATGCAACCTCTTCTATCACCGCCATCCGAGTAACCATCACATAAACTATCGCCCAGTAAAGGCAAAGTAATCTATCTAAGCTTTTCCCAGGTGGGCCCGGTTAAGGAGATCTGATAACCATAATTCCATATAGTCGACTCAGGTTCCACATAGTTCAACCTCAAGATCACAAGGCTGACAGACCTCGTATATAAGTAGACGATCAGTGCAGAAGATACACTTAATATGTAACAGTTGGTGTCTGGGGTAGATATAACTGGCTCATTGATCCCTGCTTAGTGCCGACACTAGCCTCCATGATCTCGATAGCGTTACATCTGCTGGGATATAAACTATGCTGCCTGAAATGTAATGACTTGTCGAGCTTGAGCAGTCGGTGACTGACGGGGTGTGACTTGGTGAATGTAATAAGAGGGGCTTGTAGAGGCTCTTGCTTGTGTTTCTTATGTTGTATGTGGAAGGTTTGAATTTTCTAGGATGCAGCGACGTCTAATTAAGCGAGTTCTTATCTTGGTGGCACCTCTGTGGTCAAGGGCTATGTGCTAATTACGGGGATATTGGGACTTCAGACAGTTGAGGTGTAACAGTTTCTTTGAGTAGAATTGTCCGGATAAAAGAATGATTGTTGTCCGAACTGAGAAGTATCTATTTACCGATGTTGAGACGGTATAGTTCGAATATATAGTCCTAGACTAGGGACATCGTACGTGCATGCGAGGTATGTCCCAGGAGGCCG
The sequence above is a segment of the Aspergillus oryzae RIB40 DNA, chromosome 3 genome. Coding sequences within it:
- a CDS encoding L-lactate dehydrogenase (glycolate oxidase); the protein is MARVRIDPIKLEQLAHEKLSQGGWYYASSNAGMSNTHLANRQAFFRHRIIPRQLVDTNLRDTTTEIFGHHVSAPIGFAPIGINKIYHPSAEAAVAKVAGELNLPYCLSTAGSTPIEKVAEANGQGPRFYQLYMPHDDELTLSLLNRAWKSGFDALILTTDTWQLGWRHDDVANSNYAFYRGTGADLGLTDPVFQKRCREEGIDPEKDIVAASAKWIDSVWHGRAWSWEKIPWLIEQWKKISGGRPFAIKGIQSVADAKKCVEYGVDGIVVSNHAGRQVDGAIASLDALENIANAVGDQIYIMYDSGVRGASDVAKALALGARFVFVGRLWIWGLSIMGEEGVRHVMKSLLADFDIFMCVAGFNSVKELDRSILGMLAIIPERIYPYPGQSLVN